The genomic stretch GTTGTCCTCATATGATGTCATGACGTTGCAGGATCATGTGAGGAGACCTTTATTGATGAAGTTTTTTGACAAATATCACTCTATTTCTTTTGGAAATCCCAATATCTTATCATTCAAGCTTGTATTTTCTTCATTTATGCAGGATAGCTCTTGCTTCGAAATCTTACGCTCAAAGTCGGTCTCATCGTGTGCCAGGTTTGGGGTCTATTCTGGTGCACCTTTGCTCACTCTATGTATTTTAACCTCTTGATCAGTATAAGTCACTGATGTTCGCTTATTGGTGGGATTTAATGGAAGGAAATGCACTTCTTGTACACCAGCACGTGCCTCCTTTGGATCAGCTAGCGTCACAACTATGGCGGTGTCTATTGCATCTTGATTTTCCAGTCTTGAAGCTCAAGCGATCATCAAAACAACGGTTTCAGCATCCACTCCTTTTGCAAAAACCTCAACAAGATTTTTGTCACAGTTAGAGTTCCAGTTTTATCACTGCAAAGATATCCATGCCGGCCATCCCTTCCATGGCTGTCATCCTCATATGCTGCCGAATTGACATTGTCATAATGTTCGATCGCAGACTGGTCCAGGACTCCCAAGGCAACAAATTGTAAGATTTTGATCCTTGTTCATGCTTTTCATGTACATCGTAAACTTGGTGAATTTACGCCGAACTTGTTGTGTTTGATGTTGTCTGCTGATAAGGATTGTTGGTGTTTTTTGTATAGATCAGTTGTAACCTGTAAAATAAGTAGCTGCATAGCAATATAATTCTTTGTTCTTGAGACAACATATGTGGCAGGAGAGTGTGAAAATTTAAGTACTTCGACATTACTCATGGTTCTCAAAACCTTTAGGAATCCAGGCACTGTTGATGTAGCTGCATCTTTCAAACACAGAAAAATCTCTTTCCATTCTTCTTCTGAAAGCCTGTTACCAAGGTCACCAGTGAGACGCACTAATCCAGCAACTCCAGTACTAGTTGGACCCTGAACAGGACTTCTAATGAACCCTGTCAGTACGGATACAACACCTGGTAGCTGAGACCTCACCATATCAAAGAAGGTGACAAACAAATCTATTAAACATTCTGATGCTACCGGAGAAGTCTCAGAATCCTATGTGTCTCCTTCAGTATGCACAGATACTGAAGATGAACAATGACCCTCTGGTATGTCTCGTTTTCCACATACTGAGTTATATACAAGGAAAACAACAGAACAAAAACTGCTATTCCAAAATGTGCGTGAGAATAGATAGCCATGATCCTTCAAAATGTTAAAAAGAACCTCCAACGAACTCTTTTTGATCACTGATCTTGGATCAGAAGTTAATTTTGACAACCCTGATAACAAAGGAATCCAAAAGGACACGTGATCATCGTTATCGGTAAGATCTTGTACATCAGAAACACCATTTGATAATACAACTGATGAGCCATCAATACTGCTCTTCTTATTGCATACAAGTCCTCCATCAACAATTCTGACTGCATAGAAACGAAGAAATGCAATTGCATTAAGGCTAAAATCACTATTGAACCGGCTATTTGTAAATGTCAAAAGGCGTCCCGCACAATTAGTGAAGGTCGTTATTTTTGCGGTTGCTATCCATCCTGAGAGAACCATTCCATCAGGTTCTTTCTCTTCATCAAATTCCTCTCTGTGTTTTATATTGATATCACATTTCAATTTCTGTTGAAAATCCTCTACTATAAGCATTGTACCACCAGTTACAAGAGAAGGAAACTCAACTAGGACCTTTTCAAGATTGGCATCATAAATTGCAACCATGTCGTCCTCAATATCACCAGCCTCATAGAGAAGGTTTGAAGCATTCATAATAAGTGGAAGGTTCATCCCAAGCTTAGCCTTGATGATCTTTTCAACAACGTCCTTCAACTTTGAGTGGTTTGTATTTATTTCAAGCAATACCGGACTCTCAGAGCAAACATAACATGATTTGTTTGGTTCAAATGGCTCCACTGGCATAAGCAACAGGTTTCTTGATGGGCGTTCCATATAATATGTCATTCTATATCTATTAACGTCATTTTTCAGCACCTTAATTGCTTCAATGATAATCAAACCAGCAATAACAACATTTGTTGTCGCCACAACATGCACAATGTTACCAGCATTTCCTTTAGCTTCAAAAAGACTGTGTAGAGATATGCCAAATGAAGCAGCCCGTATGTTTGCAGCTGCAATAACAAATTCTACAGCCAACTGGTCGTCTTTATCAAAGCTTAGATTGCCAACCTCCTTGTCTCTTTTCGTGAATAATAGTCTCAGTGCTTCAAGAAGTATTCTAGAATTTTCTCTAAGACTCCATACATCTTGTGGGTTCTTCATGCCCAAAGATGGCATGGCAGAAACTGATAATCCATCACCACAAGCATTATAGTTGTCCAGATTTCCATTCTGTTTAGCCAAATCATCAGAAAGGACATCCTTGCTGTATATAGGTTTAGGTCTATTTCGATTTTTCCATGTCTCCTCATTGGACAAAGCTAATTCAATGTTGTAACCAAATACATGATGAAATATTTTCCTTCCATATTGAGTAATATCTTCATCATTGTTATGTTCAAATATATCATCTACATTTTTTGACGAGCTGGTAGCATCACTTGAGCGAACATTTAAATCATTGTCTTGATTCTTGTCCCCAAATAACTTGGAAAATAGTAACTCCTTTGCCCACATAATGCACTGAACAAACTTTGATGGAGCACTAGTGATAGTACAGACCGGATACGTCTTGGGGCTGGTTGGATTTGGTCTAAatgccattttttttgtaaatttgTAAATTATATGACTCGTAATGATTGTAATATTTGATGTGAATGAAAAAAATGGGTGACCTTGTGGCAAAACAAAATTGTTCTCTTGTACCTTAGAACTTCCCGATATTCATGTGATGGGATACTTTATCCACATGCCATGTAAATGGATGATTAaaattgaatgaatgaatgaatgaatacGTGGAATTTCTTGAATATGAAATGGAAAATTTTCCAATGTGAATGAAGAAATATGAATAAAAATTTCGAATATGAAATGTAGAAATATGAACATGAAATGGAGGATATGAATGTGAatgaagaaagaatgcaaacgagtgattgatggggaaaaattttcaggaccaaaatcggggtatgacagaAGGACATAGGAGTGGTCTGAGTgttcatcctggtgctactaaaatgtatcaagacttaaAGAAAATGTTTTGGTGGCCAAAAATGAATAAGGAAGTAAACGAATTCGTTTATGCGTGTTTGACTTTCCAAAAGTCGAAGATTGAACACCAGAAGTCATCAGGAATGATGCAACCATTGAGCATTCATGAGTGGAAGTGGGACATGATTTCCTTGGATTTTCTGACGAGTTTATTAAACATGACTGAGGGATGTGATGCCATCTGGATTAACCGGTGTTGGTCATGTGTTGATGTCTAAGAAGCTTACATCGCATTTCATTGGTCCATTTCAGATTCTTTAGAGGGTAAGAGAGGCTGCCTATCGAGTTGCATTGCCTCCGTATCTTTTGAATCTTaatgatgtgtttcatgtgtctcaacTAATAAAATACATTCCCGATCTATCTCTTGTGATCCAATTGGATGATGTGGAAGTTAGAGACAATTTGACAGTTGAGACTTTACCGTTGACGATTGAGGATCATGAAGTGAAGCACTTGCAAGGCAAGTAGATTGCTTCATTGAAGGTTGTTTGGGGAGGTCATGTTGGTGGCAGAGTGACGTGGGAGCTCGAGAGTAGGATGAGAGAGTCTTATACAGAGCTTTTCCCGTCAGTTAATTTTTGAGGGAGGAAATTCTTTAAGTGGGGGAGAGGTGTAACGCCCTAATTTAATTAATCgtttatttacttatttattagattcaattgattaaattatttaattaattattttatgtgattttgttttgtttgtggcGGCACTTGTGGTGAATTATGCTAATTTAATTAGTCTTTGTggaatttaattaattaaattaatagaATTGAGATAATAGTAGAGAGAATTAGGTGGTTAGTGGAGAGAAGTTGATGTTTAGTTAGTCCAAAATTACATTTTTGAGGAATTTAATTGGCTTAGTATATATTTTTAGAAAATTAGAACAAATAGGGTTTTTAGAGCATTTTGACAGAACGTGAAAAGAGAAGGTTAGAGAGCAAGAGCTTTTGATGAGAGAGCTAGAGCTTTGGAAAGGAGATCACATAGAAGGTTGCTTTTGCTGGAATTATAAGGTAAGGGGGGAGATTATTCATATTAGGGTGCCTTAATCATGAAATGGTAGAGATCCATTAACCTCTAATacggtttttcttttctttattgtttGATGATAATATGATAAATGACGTGTGTGATTCTGATGTATGTCATGAACTGATGTGAATTTCGTATGTGATGTTGTGTTGCTTCATGTTCATGAGTTAACTAATTGGACGCTGAATTTGTGTGACAATTGGGTGTTTTAGGGTATGAACATAATTGAGTCATTcatgataaaaatgatgaattaatGTTAATTAATGAGTAATTGATGTGTTGGTCATAATAGAATGTGCAATTACTATGTTTTGAATGTTATAATGAGGGTTGGGATGAGGTGTGAGAGACAGAGATGAAGATGGAGCACGTGCGAGAAAACTAGTATTTTTGCATTATGGGcttatgtcaatcgattgacaccaTATGTCAATCGATTACACGTGTGTTattttagaaaaatatggaaattttaaCTATGACAATCGATTAATACAAGAAATTAATTGATTGTATGTAGCCCAAAGGCAAAACAAATAGAAAGGAAGTGTATAAAAGGTTTTGATGTCAATTGATTGACATCccatgtcaatcgattgatgatagccttatttttataaaaaaaattaattgaaCCATGTTTTATTACCTGACTATTTTTGCTATAACTTTAATTCCGTAAGCTCAAATGAGGTGTCGTTTGAAGTGTTGGAGAGCTAATGCGCAGAGGTGTCTCATGGTAGTGCCTTGTGAGATAATTTATGGGTGAATGTATGTTCAGTATGTGAATATATGATGTGAATTATATGTATAATTGTGTGAATTATTGTACATGCTTGCCGATAATAGATGAGAAGAGTGGTTCGGAGTGAGAACTACTTGTAATGCATTAAATGCACGATGGGTTACACTCACCTTAGGGTTATAATCCTTactatgttgttgttgtatggTTGTTTATAGTTAGAGTGAGTTGTATTAATCGATTGTGTTATTGTTATTGTATGATTATATGTCATACATCATATGTTATCGTTGTTGTGAAAGAGGCAAGTCACGAGTTCAGAGTAGGGACTAGTGACTTGTACCAAGCTCATAGTGGGGGCTCGTGGTTAAGAGAGGGGACCTGGTTCGTATGAAAAACCAAATGTTGAGTCAGTACCGTATGCATATAGAGTTGAATTGTGAGTCTGGTTCAAAGTGGGGACTGTTACATGTAACACCCTAAGCCCCAAAACTTATATACACTCGACAATATAAGGTGTCACCAACAATAATCCTTTGACAAATAAAACATTTTATTAACACGTAGAAGAAAATATTAACGTTATACCACACCTGTCATCACACACTCACCTTCAACCAGGGTATCATTGTGGCGGTATCAATAATATTTCAAATAATAAAACATTGCAACTTAGACTTTAGTCTCAATCTTCAAATTATAATaaattgttttcaaaataaagaTTTATCATATTCAACTCTTGAACAACTTTTACATAAACCAGTTAAAGCACTTAAACTCCAACAAAACATAATAAGCAAACAAACATTCTCAACCCCGATGTTGCAGGATCAGAGCAAAACTTCTAAAACAACGATAAAACTAAATGAAATAACTTCTGAAACTAACTTCCACTTATAACATCAAACTCTACTCCTGAGTTATCTACAAGATGTCCATGGTAGACAACATGAAATTAAAAGGGTGAGAAACAACAAACCAATATAAATAGTATGAAGAATACTAAGGTAGAGACCATACAATAAGCACACACTTAACAACCACATAGTCTCACAACCTTCTCAACAACATATACAAGTTCACATCCAATCAAAAACATCATGAATAATAAACCACATATGTAATCATGTATGCAAATGTACTTCACAATTAACTCATTATGGATGTGGTACCATtcatgaacactcaggttcatctcgCTCCCAATCCCCACATTAGGACCATGGCACACTGAATTattaccatcaccataggtaactCTTCACCAGCCACTCGCTCTTGATCTCCATCATCGGATCAGAGCACACCAAAGTtcgttaccatcaccataggtaacgtTTCACTAATTCCTTACTAGAACTAGCTACTCGCTCCTAATCCATACTATcggaccagagcacaccaaaattGAACCGAAGACCGTACACTATGATGCATGACTCTTAACAACACACATTTTTACAAAAAAATGTTCACCAAAAGAATCATCATGCACATCTCACCATTTCTGCACAACATCATTCATCATAGGAAATAATTAATCAATGTTACGACaataataaacaacaacaaacaGAAGCAACTCAAAAAATATAACTTCATAAGTATTCATTTGTGTTACTtcaacaaaacaacaacacaTCATTGTATAAACTTAACAATTTGCTTACCGATCATACAAATTATCAGAAACATTTCCATAGTAGACACATGAGTATAATTCAAACAATTTACCAAGCACTACCATGAGGTAGCTCTTCATGTTAGCTTCCCAACACTTTGAACGACGTCTCATTTGGACTTATGGAACATAAGTTACTGCCAAAATCATCGGATAGTGCAGCAAGAGACAAAACAGAATTTTGGAAAATTGACTAAGAACAATCGATTGACATGGGGTGTCAATCGATTTCCATCACATGCGTCTAGCTACTGAATTTGAAAAAAATCATATTTCCATGCATTATAATCGATTGTAATCCCCCTGCAATCAATTGCAATGCTtatttttttttcactttttgaAGGCACGCAATCGATTGACTAGGAATGTCATCGATTGACATTGCAATATTTCTAAAAAAAATCAGATTCTCTCATACTATCTTCATCCCTCTCTTCTCAAAACTCTCATAGATCATTCCAAATTATTTCTCACAAATTTAATAGACTCAAACATGATTTTTAACACTTAATCATACTAGCGTAATCATTAACATATAAATCACTTTTTTCATCAATTTCATCATATATTCATGATTATTCAAACATTGATTCAATCATAACAACACTTATAAAACACAAAATCAACGATCAATTTCCATAAAATTCATCATGTAATAAGTCATCAAAAGAAAGCTTAGAACCCTAATGAGATTAAGTACTTCTCATTACTACCCAATCATGCAATACACCTAATTAGTATCCCTTTCTCCCCCCATTGCCTTGGATTTTCCAGCAATATGCCATTTCACGCTCTACCAATGACGTCTTCCTTTTTGCCATAGCCTTTTTCTTCTTCTCACCATAAAATTATGTTTTATATAAAAACTCTCCAATTGTTCTTACTCCAAAGGTAAATTAGGGTTTTCTACACACTTCCTTCCAATTACCTCATTAATCCTCAATTTTCTTA from Lathyrus oleraceus cultivar Zhongwan6 chromosome 7, CAAS_Psat_ZW6_1.0, whole genome shotgun sequence encodes the following:
- the LOC127104131 gene encoding SUMO-activating enzyme subunit 2-like, translating into MAFRPNPTSPKTYPVCTITSAPSKFVQCIMWAKELLFSKLFGDKNQDNDLNVRSSDATSSSKNVDDIFEHNNDEDITQYGRKIFHHVFGYNIELALSNEETWKNRNRPKPIYSKDVLSDDLAKQNGNLDNYNACGDGLSVSAMPSLGMKNPQDVWSLRENSRILLEALRLLFTKRDKEVGNLSFDKDDQLAVEFVIAAANIRAASFGISLHSLFEAKGNAGNIVHVVATTNVVIAGLIIIEAIKVLKNDVNRYRMTYYMERPSRNLLLMPVEPFEPNKSCYVCSESPVLLEINTNHSKLKDVVEKIIKAKLGMNLPLIMNASNLLYEAGDIEDDMVAIYDANLEKVLVEFPSLVTGGTMLIVEDFQQKLKCDINIKHREEFDEEKEPDGMVLSGWIATAKITTFTNCAGRLLTFTNSRFNSDFSLNAIAFLRFYAVRIVDGGLVCNKKSSIDGSSVVLSNGVSDVQDLTDNDDHVSFWIPLLSGLSKLTSDPRSVIKKSSLEVLFNILKDHGYLFSRTFWNSSFCSVVFLVYNSVCGKRDIPEGHCSSSVSVHTEGDT